One genomic window of Pelmatolapia mariae isolate MD_Pm_ZW linkage group LG5, Pm_UMD_F_2, whole genome shotgun sequence includes the following:
- the ccdc120b gene encoding coiled-coil domain-containing protein 120 — protein sequence MEVKGHLITSMGLGAPDVQGCQDGKLQAERIATLQERKQALEALLNTRVGELKQVCLQEAELTGKLPRAFPLETGEKPPLVQRRAGLAPIAKVEDEAAQRKQMKAIFTGALYRHSESDRNVPNSKRTVHRGCHTEDTVMSESTSSMSDSTSHDNESSPSVAADQRSLSQPRLTAGSPDHRISRKLSPVEIYYEMRTRRNSVTSSVSPTHSLPRSASNVEGRSVPATPMLARTAPISVHVRSDASGGNGLKQWSGSLDVPYMIPLAQEGSSSDRRSCPYSSRARRSNSSEALLDRSSLPDDPAPRNGMPQRGGPYKSSETLTDGKLRHIHLGSPEGHVDSSVEQVKMRLSMGGRGASGGYNELLMDYIWGKQQRMQVQHHLYPSTGRIWQDMSSPRSSTAAVPPHANGFSHSQVHLPSAAPPYSPMVLRGSQAELRRVKVTRTKSCGPFIPLQQHPQDAILLSAYESPLPVSGTTTSSIPNLHPYQTDLSGPAFNRRPPQFSLPTPEDSTRSLHKALALEGLRDWYLRNALGYPTAAPKGHEAGISRLSHPHPLVHQAQSVQGEPANLQRPQIPQSASFHGHPLHGRSMEFSLYQETSDPQMQEVTPKEPSADPGTLV from the exons ATGGAGGTCAAAGGACATCTGATCACATCCATGGGTTTGGGGGCTCCTG ATGTTCAAGGCTGCCAGGATGGCAAGCTGCAGGCTGAGAGGATCGCAACTCTGCAAGAGAGGAAGCAGGCCTTGGAGGCTCTCCTCAACACCAGAGTGGGAGAGCTCAAACAAGTCTGCTTGCAGGAAGCT GAGCTGACTGGGAAATTGCCACGTGCTTTCCCATTGGAGACAGGAGAGAAACCCCCACTGGTGCAGCGGAGAGCTGGCCTAGCGCCCATTGCCAAGGTAGAG GATGAGGCTGCCCAAAGAAAGCAGATGAAAGCCATCTTCACGGGTGCTCTGTACAGACACTCGGAATCAGACCGAAACGTTCCAAATAGCAAAAGAACGGTCCATCGGGGCTGTCACACAG AGGACACTGTCATGTCAGAGAGTACCAGCTCCATGTCAGATTCAACATCCCATGATAATG AGTCTTCACCGAGCGTGGCTGCTGACCAGCGATCTCTGTCTCAGCCACGACTTACTGCAGGCAGCCCTGACCACAGAATCAGCAGGAAGCTATCCCCAGTGGAGATTTATTACGAGATGAGGACACGGCGCAACTCTGTCACTAGCTCTGTTAG CCCAACTCACTCTTTACCTAGAAGTGCTTCTAACGTTGAAGGCAGAAGTGTTCCAGCAACTCCTATGTTGGCCCGAACTGCTCCCATCAGCGTTCACGTCAG GTCAGATGCATCTGGTGGAAATGGGCTGAAACAGTGGTCTGGCAGCCTGGATGTGCCATACATGATTCCGCTGGCTCAAGAAGGTTCTTCCTCTGACCGCCGCAGCTGTCCGTACAGCTCCCGAGCCAGACGCAGCAACAGCTCTGAGGCCCTGCTGGACAGATCGAGCCTTCCAGACGACCCAGCCCCTAGAAACGGCATGCCGCAGAGAGGAGGGCCCTACAAGAGTTCGGAGACGCTGACAGATGGAAAACTGCGGCATATTCACTTGGGCAGCCCCGAGGGGCATGTGGACAGCTCTGTTGAGCAAGTCAAAATGCGTCTGTCTATGGGTGGCAGGGGAGCAAGTGGTGGCTACAACGAACTTTTGATGGACTATATCTGGGGAAAACAGCAGAGGATGCAAGTGCAGCACCATCTGTACCCGTCCACAGGAAGGATCTGGCAAGACATGTCCTCCCCTCGCTCATCCACTGCAGCAGTGCCTCCCCATGCCAATGGATTTTCCCATTCCCAGGTGCACCTTCCCAGTGCTGCACCTCCCTACAGTCCCATGGTCCTTAGAGGATCCCAAGCTGAGCTACGCAGGGTCAAGGTCACCAGAACCAAATCTTGTGGACCTTTTATTCCTTTGCAGCAACATCCCCAAGATGCAATTCTACTATCAGCGTACGAGTCCCCCCTTCCTGTTTCTGGAACCACCACATCGTCCATTCCCAACCTGCACCCTTACCAGACTGATTTGTCTGGTCCCGCCTTCAACCGCAGACCCCCACAGTTTTCTCTTCCTACTCCAGAAGACTCAACAAGAAGCCTGCATAAAGCCCTGGCTCTGGAGGGCCTTAGAGACTGGTACCTGAGGAATGCTCTTGGCTATCCTACTGCTGCCCCAAAGGGCCACGAGGCAGGGATCTCTCGTCTTTCACACCCACACCCACTGGTGCACCAGGCCCAGTCTGTTCAAGGTGAACCAGCCAACCTCCAAAGGCCTCAGATACCCCAGTCAGCCAGCTTCCATGGTCACCCTCTCCATGGAAG GTCGATGGAGTTCTCTCTCTATCAGGAGACATCTGATCCACAGATGCAAGAGGTGACTCCAAAGGAGCCCAGTGCTGACCCAGGCACCTTGgtctga